AGTCCCACAAGTTCTCCAGCTTGCTTCTGTGTGAGGTTCAAGCTCTTTCGTCTACTTTTTAGATAGTAGGCAAGTTGGAACGGGGTCAATATTAGGTTCTGCATAGGTCCTCCACAAAAACAGCATACCCCATAAGGTATATATTGTAAATATACCCTATAGGGTTAATTATATAGTTTTACCCTGTAGGGTATAAAAGGACCTATAACCTGAGTTATAAACAACATGCAATAATCAAAAGAGAAAGGAACTATTATGCACTACTACATGCAGCTTCTGAAACTTGGATGTTTTTCTCGTGATGATGTTGCTCGAATAACAGGAAATGTGAGAACAGCTGACAGCCTCCTCTATTCTTACAAAAAGAAATCCTACATTGTTTCCATCAAGCGCAATCTCTTTACAGCGATTGACCCAACAACAGGAGAACCGGTATGCAATCAGTATGAGATTGGATCTTGCCTATCTACCGATTCCTATATTTCCCACCATAGTGCATTTGAAGTGCATGGCATGGCAAATCAAGTACTGTATGATGTGAATATCTCATCCTCTTCAAGATTCACTCCATTCGATTTTAATGGACATAGGTATATGTATATTGCTTCCAGTTTCCTTGATGGAGTAGAAACTCATGGCCGAATACGTGTCACAGATTTGGAGCGAACCATTGTCGATACCATA
The sequence above is drawn from the uncultured Sphaerochaeta sp. genome and encodes:
- a CDS encoding type IV toxin-antitoxin system AbiEi family antitoxin, which gives rise to MHYYMQLLKLGCFSRDDVARITGNVRTADSLLYSYKKKSYIVSIKRNLFTAIDPTTGEPVCNQYEIGSCLSTDSYISHHSAFEVHGMANQVLYDVNISSSSRFTPFDFNGHRYMYIASSFLDGVETHGRIRVTDLERTIVDTIKDFTKVSGLEELLACLSLVTYIDERKLMHYLSCYDIQFLYQKAGYILSLFPGTKISKQFLISCEKQIQKSIRYLTPETKQERATFQKRWGLYVPSNINLLVPTTQY